Part of the Streptomyces sp. RFCAC02 genome is shown below.
GCCCGCGAGGAGGCTCAGGTTGTCGGTGAAGTCGCAGGCCTGCTTCGTGCAGCCGGGAGTGAGCGCGGCCGGGTAGAAGTACACGATGACCTTGCGGCCCGCGTGGTCGGCCAGCGACACCGGATTCCCGTCGGCGTCGGGCAGGGTGAAGGCCGGTGCCGGGTCACCCGGCGATAGGCGCGCGCTCATGAGGTGGCTCCTCGCGGTCTGGTCCGTGGTGCTGGAGTGGCCGGATGGGTCACCCGCTGCGCCACACAGCCTAATCGGGGACGCGGACGGGCAGGCGGGCACGTGAGCTGACACACTGTGCCGAGACACGGAACACGCGGAGACGGAGGCCAGAGCGTGCCGGATGCAGCGAGGACACCTGCGGAGATCGAGGCGGGGATCGCCCGGCGGCGGCAGCGTCTCGCCGAGACACTGGACGAGATCGCGGTCCGTGTGCACCCCAGCACCATCGCCGGGGACCTGAAGGCCCGCGCGGCCGCCACCATGGACCGTTCGGTGGGGCGCGCGCTGGTCACCGCCAACCGTACGGTCACGGCCGTCCGTTCCCAGTTCGTGACGCCCGAGGGGGCGCCGCGCATGGACCGGGTGGTGCCCGTCGTGGTGCTGGCCGTCGCCGTCGGGGGGCTCCTGGTGGCGAGCACCCGCCGCCGGGGCCGCTGAGCGGACACCGGTCAGTGGCCGGCGCCTTCCGCTCCTGAGATACGGTCTTCCCGTGAGTGC
Proteins encoded:
- a CDS encoding DUF3618 domain-containing protein, with translation MPDAARTPAEIEAGIARRRQRLAETLDEIAVRVHPSTIAGDLKARAAATMDRSVGRALVTANRTVTAVRSQFVTPEGAPRMDRVVPVVVLAVAVGGLLVASTRRRGR